A stretch of Candidatus Sphingomonas phytovorans DNA encodes these proteins:
- a CDS encoding MarR family winged helix-turn-helix transcriptional regulator: MPELDALASKFGKLFFRMHRLLDRRMAECGASLARTKFLLYLQKEGPSRATDIADLLGLAPRTVTEGLDGLERDGLVRRDPDPSDRRAKIVSLTETGTRAIKATEPLRLELTERIFGVLSDEERKSLDDLLDRLSLSVDSEDMDKADSCAIGIV; the protein is encoded by the coding sequence ATGCCCGAACTAGACGCCCTCGCTTCCAAATTCGGTAAGCTGTTCTTTCGCATGCATCGCTTGCTAGACCGGCGCATGGCCGAGTGCGGGGCGTCGCTCGCGCGGACCAAGTTCCTGTTATATCTGCAAAAGGAAGGCCCTTCGCGCGCGACCGACATCGCCGACCTGCTGGGGCTTGCACCGCGTACCGTGACCGAGGGGCTCGACGGGCTTGAGCGCGACGGGCTGGTGCGTCGCGATCCCGATCCAAGCGATCGCCGCGCCAAGATCGTGTCGCTCACCGAAACGGGAACGCGTGCGATCAAGGCGACCGAGCCGCTTCGACTCGAATTGACCGAGCGGATATTTGGCGTCCTGAGCGATGAAGAACGAAAATCGTTGGACGATTTGCTCGATCGGCTGTCCTTGTCGGTCGACAGCGAAGACATGGACAAGGCAGACTCTTGCGCGATCGGGATAGTGTGA
- a CDS encoding HlyD family secretion protein — MSADETPQSAEDKDRAERPSPLRNPRTRLILIVIVVAVLLAGGLWYWRYETRGRYMQSTNDAYVQADAVVVSPKVGGYVAELFVANNQQVKVGQPLLRIDSRDYQAQTAQYQAQIDVATANAQGVRAQISEQHAGIDQARAQLAQAQSALQFAHGQVARYAPLASTGAETGEKLAQLRDQEKQAAAQVASAQAALTSAERRIGTLQSQIGQALSQGKAAEAQLDAAKVNLGATVIRASIDGRVGDKSVQLGQFVQPGVRLMSVVPVDKLYVEANFKETQVGLMRVGQPVKVKVDALSGVEIIGHVESFSPGTGAQFSLIPPQNATGNFTKIVQRVPVRIAIDAGPETRKLLLPGMSVDVEVDTVSAKGARQQIEREQDAFNRRQGK, encoded by the coding sequence ATGTCCGCCGACGAAACGCCCCAATCAGCCGAAGACAAGGACAGGGCCGAGCGGCCGTCCCCGCTGCGCAATCCCCGCACCCGCTTGATCCTAATCGTCATCGTCGTTGCGGTCCTGCTCGCCGGTGGCCTGTGGTATTGGCGCTATGAAACCCGTGGCAGATATATGCAGAGCACCAACGATGCCTATGTCCAGGCCGACGCGGTGGTGGTTTCGCCCAAGGTCGGTGGCTATGTCGCCGAGTTGTTCGTTGCCAACAACCAGCAAGTGAAAGTCGGCCAGCCGCTGCTCCGCATCGACTCGCGCGACTATCAGGCGCAGACCGCACAATACCAGGCGCAGATCGACGTCGCGACGGCCAATGCCCAGGGCGTGCGCGCGCAGATCAGTGAACAGCACGCAGGGATCGACCAGGCGCGCGCCCAGCTCGCCCAGGCGCAAAGCGCGTTGCAGTTCGCCCATGGCCAGGTCGCGCGCTACGCCCCCCTCGCCAGCACCGGCGCGGAAACGGGCGAGAAGCTCGCCCAGTTACGCGATCAGGAAAAGCAGGCGGCGGCGCAGGTCGCCTCCGCGCAGGCCGCATTGACCAGCGCAGAGCGGCGGATCGGGACCTTGCAGAGCCAGATCGGCCAGGCCCTGTCGCAAGGCAAGGCGGCCGAGGCGCAGCTCGATGCCGCCAAGGTCAATCTCGGCGCGACGGTCATCCGCGCGAGCATCGATGGTCGCGTCGGCGACAAGTCGGTGCAGCTCGGCCAGTTCGTCCAGCCGGGCGTGCGCCTGATGTCGGTGGTGCCGGTCGACAAGCTCTATGTCGAGGCCAACTTCAAGGAGACTCAGGTCGGGCTGATGCGCGTTGGCCAGCCGGTCAAGGTCAAGGTCGATGCGCTGTCGGGGGTCGAGATCATCGGCCATGTCGAGAGCTTCTCGCCCGGCACCGGCGCGCAATTCTCGCTGATCCCGCCGCAGAACGCGACCGGCAACTTTACCAAGATCGTCCAGCGGGTTCCCGTCCGCATCGCGATCGACGCCGGACCGGAGACGCGCAAGCTGCTGTTGCCGGGCATGTCGGTCGACGTCGAGGTCGATACCGTGTCGGCCAAGGGCGCGCGCCAGCAGATCGAGCGCGAACAGGACGCGTTCAACCGGCGGCAGGGCAAATGA
- a CDS encoding AraC family transcriptional regulator has protein sequence MGSGTINMLAREDMTGRLDADGQPAQTSAMAVFPDSGVRPRSHAVPMRRFPRPAKDAAQMSVRYAVADYAVDQIQDLNQLVSAFEPLSDSHYRWHMKEPFGSGRYEFCALADGFFVTFAETEYHTPQATYFSSPDSLHIYLASSGDGEYVPVDGEPLSFEAPSTVFIVEPAHQPLAEVTLAGFTRYIYIVVHREVLKTLYAGSAHELPPLLQAFLDGDLQRTSGRALPLSAVMLRCLEDVQTCPLDGRRRRLFLQSKALEIICQALEAFDQSECFRSAETTKLIARGVVKAQRFLEANYVTPPSLDELAVEVGLSRSALCTGFRQILGQSVFDYVQDLRMQRALALLSEGDDPITQIAYAVGYNRSSSFSVAVHRHFGTTPSKLRRRGTSFHPR, from the coding sequence ATGGGCAGTGGGACGATCAACATGCTGGCGCGGGAAGATATGACCGGTCGCCTTGACGCGGACGGCCAGCCTGCACAGACTTCTGCGATGGCCGTATTTCCTGACAGTGGCGTTCGGCCGCGTTCGCACGCGGTTCCGATGCGGCGTTTTCCGCGTCCGGCGAAGGACGCCGCACAGATGTCGGTGCGATATGCTGTCGCGGACTACGCTGTCGACCAGATCCAGGATCTCAATCAGCTGGTCTCCGCGTTCGAGCCACTGAGCGACAGTCACTACCGCTGGCACATGAAAGAACCATTCGGGAGCGGCCGCTACGAATTTTGCGCCCTGGCCGACGGGTTTTTCGTCACCTTCGCGGAGACGGAATATCATACGCCCCAGGCGACATATTTCTCCTCGCCCGATAGCCTGCACATCTATCTCGCCAGCAGTGGCGATGGCGAATATGTGCCGGTCGATGGCGAGCCCCTGAGCTTCGAGGCGCCAAGCACGGTTTTCATCGTCGAGCCGGCCCACCAGCCTCTCGCCGAGGTCACGCTCGCGGGCTTCACACGCTATATCTACATCGTCGTGCATCGCGAGGTGCTCAAAACGCTTTACGCGGGAAGCGCGCACGAGTTGCCCCCGCTGCTGCAAGCGTTCCTGGACGGCGATCTGCAGCGGACGTCAGGGCGCGCCTTGCCTCTGAGCGCGGTCATGCTGCGTTGCCTGGAAGATGTTCAGACCTGTCCCCTCGATGGGCGTCGCCGCCGGCTGTTCCTGCAATCGAAAGCGCTGGAAATCATCTGTCAGGCGCTTGAAGCATTCGACCAGAGCGAGTGCTTCAGGTCGGCCGAGACCACGAAGCTGATCGCAAGGGGCGTGGTGAAAGCGCAGCGGTTTCTAGAGGCAAACTATGTCACGCCACCTTCGCTCGATGAACTCGCGGTTGAAGTGGGCCTGAGCCGCAGCGCCTTGTGCACGGGTTTCCGCCAGATCCTGGGCCAGTCGGTTTTCGACTATGTTCAGGACCTGCGCATGCAGCGGGCGCTGGCGCTGCTCAGCGAGGGTGATGATCCCATTACCCAGATTGCATATGCCGTCGGGTATAATCGCTCTTCGAGCTTCTCGGTCGCGGTGCATCGCCATTTCGGCACGACGCCATCCAAGCTCCGTCGGCGAGGCACCTCCTTCCATCCCCGATAG
- a CDS encoding MDR family MFS transporter, with translation MTAATADALPASQASPAPQRADLGAWLAVAAGSLGALMATLDISIVNSSLPTIQGEIGASSTEGTWIATSYLVAEIVIIPLSAWLERVLGLRTFLLIATTLFIAFSMMCGVSTNLTMMILGRAGQGFTGGALIPTAMTIIATRLPPSQQPIGTAMFGVTAILGPVLGPLVGGWLTENISWHYAFFINLPVGAVLISLLIVGLPHQKAHLSQFREADWLGIAGLALGLGGLTVVLEEGQREQWFESALIIKLTGVAILGFLLLLAGQIFARRPVIRLQLLLDRQFGSVALMGMVLGMVLYGTSYAIPQFVAVVANYNALQAGHVVLLAGIPSLILMPFTPLLMKYIDIRIAVTFGMLVMAYSCWNDSDLTALSVGGAFTVGQLLRGVGTIFVMLFLNQAAIRSVPPAFAGDASGLFNAARNIGGSVGLAMLATIQDQRLWFHSRRLEETLSANSVAVQDWVAGTAQSMGGTSAAIRSIEGNVQLQALVMTYNDIFWLLALGILIVTPLVLFLRPLPKGAPMAAAH, from the coding sequence ATGACCGCGGCGACCGCCGACGCCCTGCCCGCATCCCAGGCATCGCCCGCGCCGCAGCGCGCCGATCTGGGTGCGTGGCTGGCGGTCGCGGCGGGCAGCCTGGGCGCGCTGATGGCGACGCTCGACATCTCGATCGTCAATTCGTCGCTCCCCACCATCCAGGGCGAAATCGGCGCGAGCAGCACCGAGGGGACATGGATCGCGACGTCCTACCTCGTCGCCGAGATCGTCATCATCCCGCTCAGCGCCTGGCTCGAACGCGTGCTGGGCCTGCGCACCTTCCTGCTGATCGCGACGACGCTGTTCATTGCCTTCTCGATGATGTGCGGCGTGTCGACCAACCTGACCATGATGATCCTCGGTCGCGCCGGACAGGGTTTCACCGGTGGTGCCCTGATCCCGACCGCGATGACGATCATCGCGACGCGCCTACCGCCATCGCAGCAGCCCATCGGCACGGCGATGTTCGGCGTCACCGCGATCCTCGGGCCGGTGCTGGGGCCATTGGTCGGCGGCTGGCTGACCGAGAATATCAGCTGGCACTATGCGTTCTTCATCAACCTGCCGGTCGGCGCCGTGCTGATCTCGTTGCTGATCGTCGGCCTGCCGCACCAGAAGGCACATCTCAGCCAGTTCCGTGAGGCCGACTGGCTGGGCATCGCCGGGCTCGCGCTCGGACTCGGCGGGCTGACCGTCGTGCTGGAGGAAGGACAGCGCGAGCAATGGTTCGAATCCGCGCTGATCATCAAGTTGACCGGGGTAGCGATCCTCGGCTTCCTGCTGTTGCTGGCGGGGCAGATATTTGCGCGGCGGCCGGTCATCCGGTTGCAGCTCCTGCTCGACCGCCAGTTCGGCAGCGTCGCGCTGATGGGCATGGTGCTCGGCATGGTGCTGTACGGCACTTCCTACGCGATCCCGCAATTCGTGGCGGTGGTGGCGAACTACAATGCGCTGCAGGCAGGCCATGTCGTGCTGCTGGCAGGCATCCCCAGCCTGATCCTGATGCCGTTCACCCCGCTGCTGATGAAATATATCGACATCCGCATCGCGGTGACCTTCGGCATGCTCGTCATGGCCTATAGCTGCTGGAACGATTCCGATCTCACCGCGCTGTCGGTTGGCGGCGCTTTCACCGTCGGGCAGCTCCTGCGCGGTGTGGGGACGATCTTCGTGATGCTGTTCCTCAACCAGGCGGCGATCCGGTCGGTACCGCCCGCATTCGCCGGCGATGCTTCGGGCCTGTTCAACGCGGCACGCAATATCGGCGGGTCGGTCGGGCTGGCGATGCTGGCGACCATCCAGGACCAGCGGCTCTGGTTCCATTCGCGCCGGCTTGAGGAAACGCTGTCGGCCAATTCGGTCGCGGTGCAGGATTGGGTTGCCGGCACCGCGCAGTCGATGGGCGGCACCAGTGCCGCGATCCGTTCGATCGAAGGCAACGTCCAGCTCCAGGCGCTGGTCATGACCTATAACGACATCTTCTGGCTGCTGGCACTCGGCATCCTGATCGTCACCCCGCTCGTCCTGTTCCTGCGTCCGTTGCCCAAGGGCGCGCCGATGGCGGCGGCTCACTAG
- a CDS encoding efflux transporter outer membrane subunit — translation MRYPALLPLIALVSACTVRPNYAGPPKVGAANAPSGTFARGSTAVTPAAPTLARWWESLGDPTLDAIEERALADNPNAAIMVARVRQARGTLRQERAKLLPNGSASASYVHAQLPGVDLGGENSSSGNSTSLDFYNAGFDASWEIDLFGGQRRSTQAAGATLQAAEANVADAQVQLTADVAQSYIALRDTQARLAMVSRTADLQRQMLDLTRQRQGRGVASALDVERLEGQFRATQAQIAPMEADAEAYMNALAVLAGQRPGALDDLVKQPNPLPLPPASVAVGDPADLLQRRPDIRAAERQLASATAKIGVAEAARFPKVSFMGLIGIGGTKPGDLANLNDISALVMPQIQWNFLDFGRNAAQVDQAKGVRDEAEARYRQAVLGALKDAEDALTRFGHQRQTLVALAQVKASAERAATLMQQRYHAGTATLIDVLDAERQRASAEQNLAAGTAELSNDYIALQKALGLGWQPSNS, via the coding sequence ATGCGGTATCCTGCCCTTCTCCCCCTGATCGCGCTGGTCAGCGCCTGCACCGTCCGTCCGAATTATGCCGGGCCGCCCAAGGTCGGCGCCGCGAACGCCCCTTCCGGCACGTTCGCGCGCGGCAGCACGGCAGTGACCCCGGCAGCGCCAACGCTGGCGCGCTGGTGGGAGTCGCTGGGCGATCCGACCCTCGACGCGATCGAGGAGCGCGCCCTGGCCGACAATCCGAATGCCGCGATCATGGTGGCGCGCGTGCGTCAGGCCCGCGGCACGCTGCGGCAGGAACGCGCGAAGCTGTTGCCCAACGGGTCGGCGAGCGCCTCCTATGTTCATGCGCAGCTACCCGGCGTCGATCTCGGCGGCGAAAACAGCAGCAGTGGCAACAGCACCTCGCTCGACTTCTACAATGCCGGGTTCGACGCGAGCTGGGAGATCGATCTGTTCGGTGGACAGCGGCGATCGACGCAAGCGGCGGGCGCAACGTTGCAGGCCGCCGAAGCGAACGTCGCCGACGCGCAGGTCCAGCTGACCGCCGACGTCGCACAATCCTATATCGCGCTGCGCGATACGCAGGCGCGGCTTGCGATGGTAAGCCGCACCGCCGACCTGCAGCGCCAGATGCTCGATCTTACGCGGCAGCGCCAGGGGCGTGGCGTGGCCTCCGCGCTCGATGTCGAGCGGCTCGAGGGGCAGTTCCGCGCGACCCAGGCCCAGATCGCGCCGATGGAAGCCGATGCCGAGGCCTATATGAACGCGCTCGCCGTGCTGGCCGGGCAGCGGCCGGGCGCGCTCGACGATCTGGTCAAGCAGCCAAATCCGCTCCCCCTGCCCCCGGCCAGCGTCGCGGTGGGCGACCCGGCCGACCTGCTCCAGCGCCGCCCGGATATCCGCGCGGCCGAGCGCCAGCTCGCTTCGGCCACCGCCAAGATCGGCGTGGCCGAAGCGGCGCGCTTTCCCAAGGTCAGCTTCATGGGCCTGATCGGCATCGGCGGCACCAAGCCGGGCGACCTTGCCAACCTCAACGACATCAGCGCCCTGGTGATGCCGCAGATCCAGTGGAATTTCCTCGATTTCGGACGGAACGCGGCGCAGGTCGATCAGGCGAAAGGCGTTCGTGATGAGGCAGAGGCGCGCTATCGCCAGGCGGTGTTGGGCGCACTCAAGGACGCCGAGGACGCCTTGACCCGGTTCGGCCACCAGCGCCAGACGCTGGTCGCCCTGGCCCAGGTCAAGGCATCAGCGGAGCGGGCGGCAACCCTGATGCAGCAGCGTTATCATGCCGGCACCGCGACGCTGATCGACGTGCTCGACGCCGAGCGCCAACGGGCCTCGGCAGAACAGAATCTGGCGGCAGGAACGGCCGAGCTGTCGAACGACTATATAGCCTTGCAGAAGGCGCTTGGCCTGGGCTGGCAGCCGTCTAACAGCTGA